The Jiangella sp. DSM 45060 genome contains the following window.
AACCTCAACACGTTCGAGCCGATCGCCACCCAGGCCGAACCACGCGTGGCGCACAACAGCGTCTTCCACGGCGGCGAGCGACCGTCGCGGATCCGATTGGAGATCGAGTCATGACCAGTGACACCACCGGCCTGAGCGGCGCGTCCGCGCTCGTCACGGGCGCCGCCTCGGGCATCGGCGCCGCCTCCGCCCGGCAGCTGGCCGCGGCCGGCGCCCGGGTCGTCGTCGCCGACCTGCAGGCGGAGAAGGGCGGCGCGCTGGCCGACGAGCTCGGCGGCGTCTTCGTCGAGGTCGATGTCACCCGCACCGACCAGGTCCGGGCCGCGGTCGAACGGGCCGTCGACCTGGCGCCGCTGCGCGCGGTGGTCTGCTCGGCCGGCTTCGCACCGGCGCAACGCACCATCGGCCGCGACGGCGAGTTCGCCTCCGCCCACGACCTCGAGCTGTACACCAAGGTCCTCGGGGTGAACCTGATCGGCACCTTCGACACGATCCGCCTCGCCGCCACCGCGATGAGCCGCAACGAGCCCGACGCCGACGGCGCGCGCGGCGCGAT
Protein-coding sequences here:
- a CDS encoding SDR family oxidoreductase; translated protein: MTSDTTGLSGASALVTGAASGIGAASARQLAAAGARVVVADLQAEKGGALADELGGVFVEVDVTRTDQVRAAVERAVDLAPLRAVVCSAGFAPAQRTIGRDGEFASAHDLELYTKVLGVNLIGTFDTIRLAATAMSRNEPDADGARGAIVAFASVAAFDGQIGQAAYSSSKGGIVGLTLPVARDLSVSGIRLNTVAPGLVDTPIYGVGEQAEEFKARLGQSVLFPKRLGRPDEVARMVVECLTNPYMNGSVVRVDGGVRLPPK